The following proteins are encoded in a genomic region of Ornithodoros turicata isolate Travis chromosome 6, ASM3712646v1, whole genome shotgun sequence:
- the LOC135398683 gene encoding membrane metallo-endopeptidase-like 1, which yields MGSFAFIAYPFLPSRLDALPFSVGQEIPDEVQDSDVIASSLTPTSGQGCRTQACSREARSVLNSLNSSFDPCDDFYLYVCSNWRNLHKPYSEEAKTSVDDDLLFQYSDLVGNILHNAQSAMSTAKLVFDTCVHPHQTLFGAMRDNLLYLMRVQNWPYLRTHLLKMSQEDVSARIGALYRYLGLDSLFHFSVLEGTSNSVPVIGEPDLLIGNFQGPLKSFEFLTTAFTSVMKWMDKFADTDVALFEVELARRKAPASHLNECVLKRCKRQVATDLPDNKLIVWKTILERAFDEHVTVKSNGEVRVSSPDYLLSFNDTPTPPRKSDILNYIVFRVVMALSPLIHDGTLRRDLASLGYAAHPPFAPYQPDVHYCIRFLDRFEPYVPMLLAYDESLHLVGYDTLQGLLLNDLRNAFHEFLSSESTFSRTFKNSLLERLAKISWEPLVPQALFSKEFRKKYVDKMYTGSPVRPLNDFYFSWLQEAVRKKHGTRTGRLPITGWKRGFLRAFPSLEPPFRQMEIPLPVFDFRLPNDESVRRLHVPRVATRVYRTLYQFVYTWAYNFYFKTGDTDPVSTLENARGCLRLDYAVLTSPFSKLTLNSDATSLMDLFDYLAIRPAFVAFMQLSLNESFWMKEAPLFSTEKLFFIYYALGYCEYNNPMYLDKYMTQSDESPAWYKVNGPLRHFEGFAKAFDCAKGTFMNPVHKCL from the coding sequence ATGGGATCGTTTGCCTTCATTGCTTACCCGTTCCTTCCAAGTCGTCTCGACGCCCTCCCGTTCAGCGTTGGGCAAGAAATCCCGGATGAGGTACAGGACAGCGATGTGATCGCATCCTCCCTGACGCCAACATCGGGCCAAGGCTGCAGAACGCAGGCTTGTAGTCGTGAGGCCCGATCTGTTCTAAACTCATTGAACAGCTCTTTCGACCCGTGCGACGACTTCTACCTGTATGTCTGTTCTAACTGGAGAAATCTCCACAAGCCATATTCTGAAGAAGCAAAGACTTCCGTCGATGACGATCTCTTGTTCCAGTACAGCGATCTGGTTGGGAACATCCTCCATAATGCACAGTCAGCTATGTCAACGGCCAAACTAGTTTTCGATACCTGTGTCCACCCACATCAGACTCTCTTCGGTGCTATGAGAGACAACCTTCTGTACCTGATGCGGGTGCAGAACTGGCCGTACCTCCGCACGCACCTGTTAAAGATGTCGCAAGAGGACGTATCGGCCAGAATCGGTGCCTTGTATCGTTACCTGGGCCTGGACAGTCTCTTCCACTTTTCCGTACTCGAGGGTACATCAAATTCCGTGCCTGTCATCGGCGAGCCCGACCTCCTCATCGGCAACTTTCAAGGGCCACTCAAGTCGTTCGAATTTCTCACGACCGCTTTTACTTCGGTAATGAAGTGGATGGATAAGTTCGCTGACACAGACGTCGCTTTGTTCGAAGTCGAACTTGCGAGGAGGAAGGCTCCCGCTAGTCATTTGAACGAATGCGTTTTGAAGAGGTGCAAAAGACAGGTGGCGACGGATCTTCCCGACAATAAGCTAATCGTTTGGAAAACGATCTTGGAACGAGCATTTGATGAACATGTCACAGTCAAGTCCAACGGAGAGGTGAGAGTGTCTAGCCCAGATTACCTACTAAGTTTCAACGATACTCCGACGCCACCGAGGAAGTCCGACATTTTAAACTACATCGTATTTCGTGTCGTGATGGCTCTATCGCCTCTAATACATGACGGCACGCTACGTCGAGACCTCGCATCGTTGGGGTACGCCGCACACCCGCCGTTCGCTCCGTACCAGCCAGACGTTCACTACTGCATTCGGTTCCTGGACCGGTTTGAACCGTACGTGCCAATGTTGCTCGCCTACGACGAGAGCCTGCACCTAGTTGGCTACGATACCCTTCAAGGACTCCTACTCAACGACCTGAGGAACGCGTTCCACGAATTTCTTTCGAGCGAGAGTACCTTCTCTCGTACTTTCAAGAACAGCTTGCTCGAGAGACTGGCGAAGATAAGTTGGGAACCTCTGGTACCGCAGGCACTCTTCAGCAAGGAGTTTCGCAAGAAATACGTCGATAAAATGTACACTGGAAGTCCCGTTCGTCCCCTCAATGACTTTTATTTCTCCTGGCTACAAGAAGCTGTCCGAAAGAAACACGGAACGAGAACTGGTCGGCTCCCAATCACTGGCTGGAAGCGAGGGTTCCTGCGAGCTTTTCCGTCTCTGGAACCACCATTCCGACAGATGGAAATTCCTCTTCCTGTTTTTGACTTTCGGCTGCCGAATGACGAATCCGTCCGACGCTTGCACGTGCCTCGCGTGGCTACACGCGTCTACCGAACCCTCTACCAGTTTGTTTACACGTGGGCGTACAACTTCTACTTCAAAACGGGTGACACAGACCCTGTCTCCACTCTGGAGAACGCAAGAGGCTGTCTGCGACTGGACTACGCGGTCCTGACGTCGCCCTTTTCTAAACTGACCCTAAATTCGGACGCTACATCCCTGATGGACCTGTTCGATTACCTGGCAATTCGACCCGCTTTCGTGGCCTTCATGCAGTTGTCCCTGAATGAAAGTTTCTGGATGAAGGAGGCTCCGCTGTTCAGCACGGAGAAGTTGTTCTTCATCTACTACGCCCTGGGATACTGCGAATATAATAACCCAATGTACTTAGACAAGTATATGACTCAATCTGACGAGAGTCCCGCTTGGTATAAGGTGAATGGACCCCTCCGGCATTTCGAAGGTTTCGCGAAAGCCTTTGACTGTGCCAAAGGAACGTTCATGAATCCGGTTCATAAGTGCTTGTAG